The DNA segment ACGTCTGGGGCCCCCGAACGTCTCAATGGTATAGTCTGCGTCTCCCTTCTATTCCTTGACTTCATATGGTCCCTTTCATTCTAAGAGTAGCTTGTTCTTGTCGATCGGAAGGAGGACAAGTAACTTGTCACCGGGCTTGAATAGTCGATCCCTGATCTTCAGATTGCATATCGTAGCGTAGCGGGCTCcaagcttttttttaattcttcgtGCGCCAGTTGACAGGTTTCTTCTAATCTGTCACGAAGGTCAAGAACGTGTTGGTATGTAGCTTTGGACTCTTCATCCAGTTATTCGTTAGTCCAATGTTTCCTTCAGGATGGTCAGAGGGCCTCTTACGTGTCGGCCGTACAGAAGTTTGAAGGGCGAAAACCCTAAACTATCTTGTGGATCCTCTCTGTACGCAAAAAGTAATGGCGCCAAATATCGGTCCCAATCGCGGGGTTTCTCAACACACATGCGCTTCAACATCATCTTGAGTGTCCCGTTGAACTTTTCTACTAACTAGCCCATTTGCCATCGGGTGGTAGGGGGTGGTGTGCAGCTGTCGTAATGGCAGCATTCTTGAAACTTCTTTCAGGAGATCTGAGGTAAGTTGCTACCCCGATCACTCAGGACTTCTCTTGGCACCCCACGCGAGAAAACATCTCGACAAGAGCTTCAGCCACTCGCTCGGTCTCGATGCTCGGAAGTGCCACAGCATCCGGATAGCGGGTGGCATAATCCACTAGAGTAAGGTTGTATCGATTCCTGCTTTTGGATGGGGGATCGATTAGTCCAACGACGTCGATTGCCACTCTAGAGAACGGAGTTACAAAGATAGGTGTTTTCCCGAACAGTACACGAGGTACGCGACCATTTTGAATGGTGCTTTGGCAGATGTCACATGAAGCGACGAATCTCTTGACGTCGGCAGAGATACCTGGCTAAAGAACTCATCCAATATCCTGGATGTCGTTTTCTCCCATCCCCGATTGCCGGCCATGATACTGTCATGTGCTGTCTGTAGGACTGTGTCTCGATATTTCTCTGGTACGACCAACTGACGCAGTTGTTTGCCTGTTTTGTCAGTATAAAATCGATACAAAAGTCCCTTTTCCCATCGAAACTCTATGTTACTCTTCCCGTCTCGGCATGTCCTTTTGCCTACTTGTGACCGGCATGTCCGTAGCGTTTTGTCCCGCTCTTGTTCCTACCCATAGCTTCGGTCTTCTCTCGATTCTTCGGCCGCGTCCGGGGTCTTCAACGATGAGAAGTTACTTTCCTTGATCCTTGGATTCTTCGCGGGTTACAGCCGCCACAGTGGCTTCCTCCCTTTCGTGTCGTTTCGATTTTGCTGGCACTGGCTGTCCTTTAATTTTGGTGAGACTTTCTGGGTTTTCGGCTTCTCTCACTCCCTGGATGTTTCCCAAAATAAGATCATACAGGGGATCCTTCATGCATAATGCGGTCACCTCTCCGCTGTAGTACGGTGTGTCTACCGTCACCTTAGCTTCGGGCAGAAATCGAATGGTACCATCTACGACGAACACCGCGCTCTTTGTTCCGGTAAGTTCTTCGTCTTGGACTAGATCTCTCTTTACAATCACAGTGCTAGCGCCCGTGTCGCACAGCACGGACACTGCTCTTCCAGCCACTTTTCCTGGCAGCACAGGCGTCCCCTCCGCAAAGCGATCTGGTGGGGGTCTCATTACTGCGTTAACTACTGGTATTTTCTCACCGCCCTTTAGTTCTACAAAGCCGTGGTCATCTTGTTCCTCCAGGTGGTCATCTGAGGAGGCTCGTACGCACGATACCTGGGGGATAGGCTTGCTTGGGTTCGGACAAACCGCGGCTCTGTGCTCCCTCTGGCCACACTTAAAACAAGCTGTTGGGCTACTGTTTGTGGCGCTGTTTCGGCAACTAGATGCGTAATGGCCTAACTTTTTGCACAGGTAGCACTTTGGTGGAGCCTTTCAGATAAAATCGGGCATCGCGGCTGTCGGTTTTTCCCGCGATCTCCGAATTTATATTCTTTAACTTGGTCAGATTCGTTCCTCCTTGAGCTTCTACAAATTGGTCGGCAAGATCTAGCCTTTGGGAGAGAGTCTTGActcttctttccttcaggtacagcgacaagctcgGGTGACAGCCACTCAGGAACTGTTCTTTGATGAGTAGCTAGCGAAATCTACTGTATTCATGAGCAATTTCTGAAAGTTCTATCCACCGATCAAAGTAGTGGCTTAATCTTGCCGTATACTAGGTTGccgtttcgccatctgtgggcttcCCTGTTCTGAATTTATCTCGGAATCCCTCGGTGGTGAGTCGGAATCGCTAATGCAAGGCGGCCTTGACTTTGCTGTAGCTTGCAGCATCGTCTGGAGAAAGTCGCCCGAACACGCTTAGAGCTTGCCCGCTGAGACATGTGCTAAGAACGGCAGCACATTTACTGTCTGACTAATTCTGGCTTCCCGCGATCTCTTCGAATCGCCTGGGGAACACGTCGAGATCGTCGCTTTTTTCATCAAATCTGGGAAGTAATCTGCTGGCATCTATACGCAGGCCGCTGCCTTCTACTCTAGTGCTCTGGATATCCGATGAGTGTTCGCAGCACGTTGGAGCTCAAGCTTCATGGCAAGCAGTTGGTTTTCGCTTTCGaattctctctttcttttattctcaaccatctctctctcttttccggcttcttctcgagcctctGTCTCTCCTtttaaaccctctctctctctccttttcggcttcttctcgagccctctgtcTCTCCTTTTCAGCCTTTTCTCTCTCCTGGTTCAGCCATTTCTATAGTTCAGGCCCGGGTATCCCCATCTGGGTGCCAACCTCAACTACTTCCTTCAAGTTCATATTTGGAGAACGAACTCTTCAAAACAAAGACTACCTCTATACGGTGAACCTCAATAGCCGCTTCGGCGCGGTccacctcacaatatcgctctccTACTAAACACCCGTTTACGACCTCATCGTAAACCCCTTCCGAatctttctccgttctctgagctcacaaagcaccaagcgtcctgtcgcggacgccataatatgtcaccacttcgcgcactgtagcgtgcgctcccagacacccttagagcatgtgggggtagcggtctggGTCAAAAACAGATGCCCTCGACTCAACGTGGCAAGTTCAGCCGGAGatcagctaccaagtgacaaggaggttgatcgtttggtgcccagctttcgccggtcgcaagccagagaatggctcggagccaaaggttcacaaaacaaaacaggttATACAGCTAAGACACGATACagagatttcacaatcactcgtacgagcacacacaaactgatttacaaatacaatgcaactcgtgcaaagtaacaatggaGAGACTACAATTTAACAAAATTCCTGCATCTAAAGAGCactaacacacagagagagacaaataataaaaataaaatttgttcaccgggcactgcctcagtccgacgacttgaggaCCACGATAGGGTCGATCCGCaaactggcgcacgttgcctcgctggtccatccgtggctggtcgagtggtgttctcccgggagtcgagcgggcgcgcttctcggaagcttaaacggcggctcgggctaaccgacagcggttgcagcccctcatttataggcgaagaccacgtctgtttgttcttagcgccaaggcaggcgcgcatatGCACGCAGCTTAAACTGCACAACTCCTCCTCATGCCGGGCGCGCGACTCCATcggtcgagcgcggaaatcaccgtccattaaaatctaggtcattctcggcacgctgagtcatcggcgcaggagcgaaggggagagggtatcactttggcgcggacgaggttaccccctttccgtcgacaagcaaaaacttctccaacattcgagacaAATCTACGCCGCGCGTGGCCATGCCACCCTCGGCACCGCGCCGGCGAGCTGTgttgcagcagtacgcaaagctacgcactctccggggtccttccccgccgtttttgttttcttttaccgCGTGAGGGCGCGATTTCTTGgccgcagcgccggtttttttcgaaaatgcaccgAATTTTGTAACACCCGGGACAAAACGCGCCACCTCAGATAGCGCTTTTTTTCGGCCATCACAATAAAAACAGTAAAGACGCGATATTTTATATAAATACCCGGGTAGCACAGACTTCATTTCGTTGTAGCAAGGTTCACTAGACTACTTACGAGTAAATGTCCGCAGCGGCAATGATGTAGCAGGCATTAACGGTGATAACTGAACGACAAAGCAAAAATAGCATAAACGCACTATCGGCGAGGTTATGGCACCGAGGGGCTTAGTGCTGACCCTCGCATGGGCCTCATTTCGCAATTTTTTTGGCGGCTCTCATTAGGAGAGGGGACGCGCGGAACCTTTATTGTAGTAGCAGTGGTGGCGGCTGTCGTACTTTGAGATGGGCTCGAAGACAGCACTAAGGGAAGGTTGCCCTCCATGGAATAGACAGCGCCATTCCCTCGCTTTCTTAGCTGTGTTTTATCCGGGCACGCGCCATCCCTGGCCGTGATCTTTTTCTTTTGgcgtgaaaaaaataaaacggttTATATTTTGTGGATTGGAGAAATATTTCTTATTCGAAGAGTAATATGGGACCAGAGTAACATATGCGGTGAAAGCTtcagcagaatggagaaatgtgACGACAATCATCCTAGCTGTGTCATGATTCGATCAAACAGTGCGAACAGAACAGAGGAATAGTGCCGGAATGAGACAATACCTGTCACCAAAGTCAGGTGAGGATTTAGGGTAAATGAAATAAAtctaataaaaaataaatgtaaaataTAAGGAATATAAATTAAATATAGGATAATTAAATCGATAAAAATACTTTCTGACGGAAGAGGTTTCCTTTTGAAAGCTGAGTTTAGGTGAGGAAAATAAAGTAGGATTAACAAATTTACTATCTAATTCGAAATCTGCGGATCTGGCTGTTTGCATGTCCTGGACGCGTGTAATGTACATAGCGAGTTACATGGGTTTGTTGAGGTAATGATGGTAATCGAGGTGCCATGACTTTTTTTCTGTTAAATTAAATGTTTGTGTTCTGAAAAAATCAGTCGACAGAATGGAATTTACCCTTGCTTCTCAGGAAATGCTGATGTTTTCTTCAAAAGAACACCACATGTTACCACAGCACGAAAAGCTCACTTGCGATAATCTTGAAATTGCAACTTAGAATCCTcccaaacaaaaaagaaaacttttgatCCTGAATATTTTCGTATATGAAAACATTTCTGTTCGAAGAAGTGCGAAAATCTTTACTTTTGGTACAGTGATTTTCTAGGAAAACAATCGTAAACACTGGTGAAAGAGTGATTCATTAGATCCAAGAAGTGCATTTCCCAGGACAATAAGGGAACAAGAATGAGTAAAAAGTTGAGGATGAAATTTGCCCTCTGTATTTAGAGCTCTTTACGACTAGCGTAAGGTAAAGTTCGTTTTTTTAACCTTCATGTAGCTGCCTGATGACTTTTTCTAAAATTTCAGAACTCGGAGAAGTGGCCAAATTCGATTCGAATTTTAAACCGGCCGTCAACGCCTATTATCTTTAAAATATGTCTGAAAAACCTTTATTATGTTCGAATTCTAGAGCTGCATCAGTATTCTgcattatattttttttaattggttttgggggaaaggaaatggcgcagtatctgtctcatatatcgttggacacctgaaccgagccgtaagcgaagggataaaggagggagtgaaagaagaaaggaaggaagaggtgccgtagtggagggctccggaataatttcgaccacctggggatctttaacgtgcactgacattgcacagcacacgggcgccttagcgtttttcctccataaaaaaacgctaaggcgcaacTTGGAAATTAAATGCCATATGCATACGATATTGCTCAGGTGCAATTACGGCATAACTTTTTTTGTCCCTTAAACAGCGTTACTGTGGTGAATTCGATTTTGAACGTAGTCATTCGGTAGAATTTTGCTAGATAAAGTTCACAATTTCACAAAATAAACCGGAAGCTAATCGTAGCCTATTTGCCccgtttttcttttcagttgaTCAAGCCTCCTTGCTTCAGCTTCCAAGATTTTTTTAAGGTAATCACATGCCGTCAAGCCTAGATAAATTGCACAATTTCACAAAATAAGCCGGACGCTTATCGTAGCCTATTTTCCCCGTTTTTGTTTTCAGTTGATCAAGCCTCCACGCTTCAGCTTCCAAGATCTTTTTAAGGCAATCACATgctgtcaagcctttatattgcGCGTTTGAATGTTCACGTCGCGGTCGAGAAAACTTCGAGAATCAAGCTTTTTGGTGTCTTAGTTATGGAGCATGGAGGGGCAATGATTTCATGCCTTTAAACTTAGGAGCCGATTCTCATTTTTAAAATCCTTGTATGGAAAACTTGCGTTCATTGCTTCTAGGGGGTTTGTTTATTTTCACAATGCTTGTTTCGTCAGGATCACACACTTCACTGCTACGCAAATCAGAGGAAAATCAACCTTGTTTTATATTCAgcgcggcggcaacgccaagatgagcgtcaccaacccgTTCGCAATTTTCGCACAGGTTTTTCTTGGATTGCTGCTGTTaccagaggcgccgccatcggcaTATCAAGCATCAGTGACCATTCTTCGGACTACTGGAGGCGATGAAGGGATCCCAGCGTTTCGACCCGCCACTTTTCACCAGCGCGACTATCATATCACGTATGGCACCACGCGGCTATCAACGGAAACCACAAACGCATCGACACGGACATCGGGACCATCCAGTATAAAATGCGGCTTCGCCGGATCCttcggcagtgggcgcggcggcaacgccaagatCAGCGGCACCAACCCGTTCGCATTTTTCGCACAGGTGAGCAAACGTTACGGGAAATCATTTAGAAGTAACAACGTCTGCTTACTGTTGCTACCGTGCCCACAGCCGCTTTGTGAATTGCTCTTGAATGTGATTGTGTCGCTCCGATATCAGCTTTTGCTTGGCGGTGATATCGAAGAAAATCCCGGCCCTATTGACCAAACGATTTCTGAACAGCTGAAGATAATTGCTGAAGACATTCAGGAAATTAAGAAAGGTAAAGCTGTAACCAACCAGAAGCTTATTGCAATAGAAAAGAAGCTTGAAAAAATTAGTGGGCTTGAAACGCAACTCACGGAGTGCGCCAGGAAAGTTACGGAATTAGAACGTAACCTTGCTACCATGACCAGCAAACTCGATGAGCTTGAGAACAGAAGCCGTCGCTCTAATCTAATTATTTATGGTGTTAAGGAGCAGGAGGACGAAACATGAAACTACAGACACTTTGCATGAAACTGTCACGAAAACGGTCTTTGAGGATGTACTTGGAATTACAAAGACAGACATTGAAAGAATTCATCGTCTGGGCAGACCAAGTAAAGACAACGAAACTAGACCTAGGCCTATAATCTTGAAGTTTCTTGACTACCGAGACAAACTTAGCATTCTTAAACAATGTTCTAAACTAAAAGATTCCGGTTTCTCCATTGGAGAAGATTTTTCGCTTGCTGTCAGGGATGTTAGGAAAAAATTATGGGACCGCACTAAAGAACAccgtgatagaaaagaaaaggtatcTCTGGTATATGACAAAGTGAAAATAAATGGTCAGCTCTTCATGTGGGATAGTGAGAGCAGTGACATTGTTCCAGTTAAGCCAAAAAACGAAGATCAAAACAACACTGGAAAGCGAATCACCAGGAGCAAACGTAAATAACTGTACTCAACTTAAATGCACGCAGTGTTACAAATAAAACACATGAAC comes from the Amblyomma americanum isolate KBUSLIRL-KWMA chromosome 1, ASM5285725v1, whole genome shotgun sequence genome and includes:
- the LOC144125877 gene encoding uncharacterized protein LOC144125877, which codes for MNLKEVVEERRVKTLSQRLDLADQFVEAQGGTNLTKLKNINSEIAGKTDSRDARFYLKGSTKVLPVQKVSCVRASSDDHLEEQDDHGFVELKGGEKIPVVNAVMRPPPDRFAEGTPVLPGKVAGRAVSVLCDTGASTVIVKRDLVQDEELTGTKSAVFVVDGTIRFLPEAKVTVDTPYYSGEVTALCMKDPLYDLILGNIQGVREAENPESLTKIKGQPVPAKSKRHEREEATVAAVTREESKDQGK